CCTTCTCGAGACATTACTCGAAAGATCATAAATTTTTACGAGCGTTTGAAGGTTTACACTTAGCAGGATGCCGTTTTCGAGCTCCTGAAGATTTTCGCTCTCGTCGTTCTCGTATCAAGAGTGCCTGCGTGCTATGGTTACTTGTAACATACTTACAATACGCTCCTATATATAAACTCACGTACGTGTGCTCATGTCGTACATGCACACACGTATTACAGCGATTTGATGTCAAGTCTCTTATAATGATCGCAGAGGGGCTGAATCATTATTATCACGGACGTTATACAATTTCTCGCGAGGCAAATTACATCTCAATCAAAAGAGTAACCTCCTCTTCTTCTCGTGGTatggaaaaaagtgagaagagaataaaaaaaaaaaaaaagaagaaacactTGCTACGAGCAGCCTTGAATGAATTCTTCACGCGAGAGTAATCGAATTCATTGCCGCGGGTATATGCGCACTCGTATGAACATTTTGTATTATAGTAAGATCATAAAATCGAAAGAAGTCATCGGTGACAATGGTGGgtccgaaaaaataaaaggaatttTGATTGATAGTCAGTTAATTGCGGCGTGCCGCGTGACCGCAATTCCCCAGATTCTTCCTAAACTATTCCAATCTCATATTTAGGACGAGTTCAACGTTCctcctcgattttttatatACCTCAACGAACACACACGAAAGCGTCGTACCATCAGGCTGTCATCGAGATGTCGAGCCTCGCGCTCATTCGAGAAAGTCACTCGAAAGTAAAAGCTTATTCGAATAGCTCAGAGGCACATTACGATCTCGTGAGAATCGCTCGCGTATGTATTTCTATACTGGATTTTTCAGACGATATTATCCACACTACGAACTTTCCGAGGATTACAGGACGATAAACTCGATTTAAAAACGTCGTGCAGACAAATTCATGATTCTCGTTTCACTTCCTCCATTCAGATTCACATTTGATTCGACTTAATgactttatttattattccttATCATGATGCATTCTCGAATTATCGTATCCACTCGAAATTTAATGCGCCACGTAATTGACAGGGAGCAAATGTCAGACGGTCTTCCTTCGCCGAAGTTTGTcttcgaatttaaaaaatagaattctGGGGGACGCCATTCGAGAGCCGAAATTCTCGTAACCTTTCCCGGCGGTTCGCTCGTCGGAAAACTCACCAACTTTCATATCGTTACTAAATAAAAGTGACGAATCCTCTCCATTAGCATGACAATTGTGAGAGTTATCTAAACACTGTTAAAAGCAAACATTGCGATGATCCTCCTCGAATTACGAGTGCGTCTACTTTCAGGCTAATAACAACCATGATTCCTGGCAGATCTTCAAATCATTGGTAATATTAACCTTTGAGTCCCCCACTGCGTTTAAGCCTGCCTCTGACACAACCGGGGACGAGAATTCCTCGAAAGTTGCGCCTCCTATCGAAAAACAATCTCCGTCCCGCTGCAGCGAAAGAACACCCGTTTCGCTGAATCGTGGATTTTATCCAATTGCAAAAATAACGGATTTGACATACGatctgaaaaatcgttttttccaattgatgaaaaaatgttcttgttCGTTACGAAATGTAGGAGCGAGAATTCATCGCTGTAGATCATTCCTGACGATATCCCCAGATCGTTATCTCCAGTCCCCATAAAACAATAGTAATTGAAACTCGTCTATTGTCTGACAAAAAATAACATCAAGCTAATggcttgattttttatttattattcatgtCTGCAGGAGCGTGCTTTATCTTTATCAATTTGCTCTTTAGGCGTGGCTGATTTGCTCACGTCCTGCATGCCCTCGGCACACAATTCTCGACCTGGTCGCGAGACTCCGCACGTATTATGTAGCACAAATTCTACACGAATATGCGCCTCGTGTGCGTGAGTGGAGAGGTGAGTTTTGTAACTCCCGGTGAGACAGGTGTTCCATTGCGTCACATTCATCCCGAACAATTTGTTTACCAGCACCTTCGTATACGCTTGTATATATTCGTGTGTATAATTCTCTTCGTATCTACATAAATATAGAGAAACTTGAATACTCATAAACCAGAACTGCATGTAACGCATGACATACGAAGATACGCGAGGTATTCGGGGCCATGAAATAGCTCGAGGCAATCGACCGAACCTAGCCAATGTACGAcgtgaaaaaaggaaagaaacatTCGATCGATTCATCACTTACGTTTTTTCGTGTTCGAATGACAAAGTCTCGGGATCGTGCGTCGGGAGGGGCGCGAAAATATGATGTAAAGTTGATGTAATTCGACGATAAGGAAGatcgaaaatgattttaaatcgACGACGATGAACTTTGTGCTCGTATATATTCGGAGTGTCACTCACCGATTCGTTCCAAACTTCGTATTcgttattttggaaaattatcgaaaactgCCTGTAATGACAGCTCGAAAGCTCCCTGCTGATGAGGAGAAAGGCCTAATTTTGCGTAAATTACGTGGCAAGTGTTCACCATTGGAGATCATATCGGAGGGAGCAACGTAAGTTGAGTTATCCTCAGAAATTAGTAATTGGATTTGTTCTTACGTAATTTTATCTCGAAAGCGAACTCGAAGCCTCCGGATTTTGGGTCGAACGTTAAGTATGAAGCTTCGAATCTATTACCGAAACGAACGTTTTGGAATCTTCCCATATGCGTTGAGAAACACTGACGCAACTTTAATCGGATATTTACCACCCGAGTAAAGATTATATCACTGAACTAATTGATCGACGTGTCAAAAATGACACTTTTGTGAAGGAAGCGCAAATAaagtttcattcatttttttctcgacgtgGGCGCACATGCATATCTACTCGGTAGTTGAGAGGCTcgaaataagaataaaaaagggcGTTCTTGCTCGCGTCGATGACCGCCTGGTCGAGAGGTCTTACGGTAGTGTCGGTACGTATAATCTCGACACATTTTTTGCTCGGAGGATTAACCGAAGGGGATTTCGGGCCGAGAGCGAGGGATCTTCGCCCTCTTCAATCGTATCGAATTTCTTTCATCGCGTCGAGTGGCTATAATACGGGGTCGTTTGAATCCGTCGCTTCGCCGCCTGCTCCGAGAGTCTCGGGACGATCCTATTTTCCCTCGTTTCAGTGAGTTTCCTTGGACGAGTTTCCCTCCCGAAGTATCGGTAGAAACTCGAGttgatcgaaaaatcgacaacTGCGTTCCGAAAAAGTCGTTTTATCGATTTGAATCTCGCCTCTCGAAACACGAAACTGCACTTTTGGCTCGACCGAAATCTCGTGTCGTTTAAGGAGCGCCTTCAATCCCTAACTCGATCATTAAACTCGTCaactgaaaaatgaaactcTCAATTGAAGCACCGAGCTTGAAGACTTCGTCAAGGAGCATCGCTGCGAGAGGCTGCGAGAAATTTGCCCCACTTGGCTCACTCCTGACCTTAATTATACTCAGCCAGCGATACAAAAAGCCAGTTGAGAAGGTGAATCGGTGCACACGCAGAATCAACGGGCaacgaaaaactttcggttTTATAACTCGCCTCGTTTTAATTACCCAATCGGTTGATAACGATCTCGCACACGATATAATCGATCGTTGAATCAGACGCATGACCAGCACTCGCTCGAAACAAATGTTTATTCAATATGCAAATTCATCGGCTCTCACACGAAACATCGAATAGTTCATTGACTAGGTTTCTACACTAAAAAATTCAGCATGAAAAATGTATCGCTCGTCACATAATCCGAGAGTTTTCTATACAATCCGTAAGACAttttagaattaaaaaatagcgAACCGCAGCACCGGGCATGGTGAAAGTACGCGAATATACTCGAGTGCCAACCGGTATGGCAAAGATCGTGCGTCCAAGTATTTTCTGTCTCCCGGCGGAGGAAACAGGTGACAAATATTCCACTCGACACATAAAATATCTTCAATCCGTGGCTCCGCGTGCGTGTGTCTTCCGAGGACGGTTATGTATGGCTAAATAAACTCGCGACAATACATAATGATGAGAAAGGAAACGAAGAAGACGGAAAAGTTTTGAAAGGCCCTCTAATCGAGGTGCTCTTTTCCGCAGCCTTTTCCTCGAGTCAGACTCTCACTTTCTGTGCAGTTCACGCTCTTTTTACGTCACCAGCATCCTTTTAATAAGTCATTATTTTAGATTTACTTTTAATAGAATCATGAGCGTGAGTCGTTAAAATGGATCGTTACGAATTACTTTCGAATGAATCACTCTGAGAATTGGTTCCTTTTAAGGATCATTATTTCCAATTACTTTTACGTTCCTACCCAATCAATCCTACCCAAGAATAGTAACCCGAATAAAAAACGATCCTTAAATTTGCCGCGTTATCCACGCTTTTTTGTGGATTCCACAGAATTTTTCAGCACGAAATTACACACAGAAGTTTAACGCCTGACATTATTAATTGTATTGAACTTTTGTGCGGATTATCGCTCCCTCGAATCTCTCTCCTTTCGCTCTATTGTAAATAAACCTGTTTCGCGTATGGCTAAATATAAATCAACTTTAGTATACGAATGAAATAGCAGATAcagatttatttttgttattagTCACAGCTTTGTGAATTACGCCTCTCGGCTTCTCGGTTAACAAACCAACCTTTTATTAACGTAATAAAGTCAAATGCCAATATACGTTTGTATACAAACCTATGTACGTGTACAATAACCGTTAGTTCTGTCTCATTTCCTCGTGATTACATGTGAAAGAGAAAATCCTCTGTATAGATGCCTCTGTATAATGATAATAACCGTGCATATCGCTCATGTTCgccgttctctttctctctttcgctctctctctctctctccttccctcCCAGAGCCGTTTTTCTCTCACGTGAATGCCTGTCCTGTATCGTACAGTATCGCCAATTACGCCGACTCTGTAGGACTGTCATCACTCCCGATAGAAAACACGATCCTATAAAATTCTCGTGGGTTTTAttcataatcatttttacaacGAAGGTGTTGCGCTGATGAATCGATGTTACAATTCATTCGTGAGATCGATCGGCGATTATCGGATTGGGGGCTGAGTCTTAGCTCGTTTTGGAGCGAATCAAACATTCGAGGGGTTTCCAGTAATCAAACTCGTCTTGCTCGATTGTGCTTTCGGAACTCTGCGTTTACTGTCACAGTGATTATTTGTAAAAGTGAGTAACTCCTCATTTGGACGGGGAGAAGCTTCGTCGCATGATTTATCGTTCGCAACTTTCCTCCAATTTGGAGTGTGGTTTTCGATCAATCGATTTCTACTCCGAAAAGTTTTGTTCGCTCATTCTTCGCGCGGCATGAAAGGTTTTTATGACACGTTTCGAATTTGATATCGAAATggatttctcattatttttcgtttcattgttTCCGACGAAATACCGTTAAAACGTGACGTCGTCATCGTGaatgacgaaaataaaaatagcaaaTCGCAGACGCTTTTACGTCAATGCTCCATGAGATTAGTGAGATCCATAAAAACACCTTAAATGTAGTTTTCATCATTGTTGCCATTGTATATTCCTGATTCATACTCGACTCCCCACTTCCTTAAATCGTCGCTCATACATACGAGCGCACGAAAtggcaaataaaaaaacggcCGGTATCGACTTATCGAGCCGCTATTAAACACGCGCTCGAAAGTCGATGACACAAGTTCCCATTTTGCAGAGCTCCGATCACCTGTTGCCTCTACGGAATTGCAAACGCTCTGCCTTTTAAATCAATCACCTTCTGTCATACGTTTATTGACGCGCCAGAATAGAAAAGGCCTGACTTTTACGAGCTCCGTTTCAGTATGACGagcacgatttttctcttcaaaaaTTCGTCCCTCGTAtgcgtgatttttttaaattaaccTCCAGAGCCCTGGTACTTTGCCGCTACCGATTAAAGCCACGAATTATCACAACGGAATTCATGTAAAAACAGAAACAGCCGTCGTTGCGCTCGTCGAATTAcgatttcttcatcatttacaacggattttcatcatttcaaaCAATTCCGCAGATCCCCGTTGAATCAAACGGCAATAATCTCGAGAAAATCAACAGAATCACCCGAAATTCGAACACCTGGAATCCGAGAACCTCCGGAACCTCTTCTTTCAGTCTCCCCTCAAGATCAAACCGGAAAATTTGTCTACATTCCAAATACAAAAATGCTACGAAAATGAGCCGATTGAAAAGGACGAATCATTACGAGGATAATCTACCCGTTGTGATTCACTTTCCCGTGAAACGATTTCACGGAAGTGTATATTAAATCTCGTGTATCAGTCACCCATCCAGTTGATCTCCTCCTCTTCACTGCTGCTGCTCCTgctcctgctgctgctggtgaCGCGCATTTTTCTGTCAAGCTCCAATACTGATCTGCCCacagcacacacacacacatacagcCGAGCCTATACTTATGTGAACGGAGATACATACCGACACGAATTATACGTATACGTAATCGGAATGCCGGATAGGTGCGTAGTAGCGCGTGGGGAGGTAGAGGCGCGCGAAGCTTCTCGAGAGAGTCGGGATAATCAATTCAGTCGTTTAAGCGCGAATGATACGAGCAGTCGTATATATTCTCGATAGGCGTGTTTGAgaaaagcattttttcgaGACTCGAGTTTTATTATTCCTTTGGACGCGAGACGCTTCGAAACAGTTTCTTCGATTCTCGCGACAGCACGGGAGCCTGAAAAAACTATTGAATAaatgtatttgaaaaattggtgcGGATAACAAAGCTAAACAATTTTGTCCGCTTAAAAAAAAGGATTGGTGAATGAAAGAATCAAGTTTCGCTCAAACCGAGAACGTTTCGGGGCGAAGAATTAATTGAGTGATCAAAACCGTGCTGGTTACTGGCTGCCAGCTATTGTGGAAGTAATAAACGTTTACAAATGGGAAACGATCGAGGAAGTGGAGCGTGATTGATGGACGAATCTCAATCACGCAGAAGCCTCTCGCCGTTCGGaaagcaaattttgaaactatcCTCACTTAGTTTCTCGTTTAATAGTCGCCGAATATTTGCGAAAGTATCGATCACTCGCTGGGTACGAGCGAGCTCGAAATCCAATGTAATGTAAGAAACGTCTGAGAGAGATAGTAGAAAATATGTTTGTTAAGTACGTGGACATGTTTTCGGACGAGGGATACGCGTCGGATCCACAAAACGTAGGTATACTaaaattccaacattttttcacactccCACCTTTAGAATCAATTCCGAGAACACTTTTTCACGAGCATTCCGGTACATAACCGACCCTGAATCTCATcgtttttcaacgagaaaagtttttcagcgttctgaaaaaaacttctcgaGACTAATGATggagaaacgattttttgaagcAGCCTGTAATTGCTTCGCTCTCCAGTGTCCTTCCAGCAATAAAATCGCGTTTTCTTCACTCGTCTTGCTCCGCACGGAGCAATTAATAAAAGCGTTAATGTACTCGAAAATGGCGCACAGGCTGCTCGATCCAGTGATATTTACGCATGTTTGAGGCTTGCGTCATAGAAATATCGATCACAAGCACTCAATTTACATTTTGTATCGAATGGCGATGAATCAAGCGTGTTTGTCGAGCGGTAgctgaaaaaatggttttcgtACGTAGCCCGTGAGTGGGAGACCCCCGAAAGATCGCGATCGCgaagtttattttttcatctctcgttCGGCGGTCCATCCGTCAGGATAATCAGGTCGAGCTGTCAGAAAAAAACGCCGATAAATCGCGCTCACAATAAGATCAACGTGTACATGTGCGTTCGATAATCCATCGATTTTCTACCGTAAgctttttgaatattcaatcGACCGCTTGGAGGAAACTGTTGCGTCAACTTTATGTGTTGGCGTTCCAGTTTTGAGGATCAACGAAATCACcggattttattcaaaactccGATAGAATTACCTCCGATAGGATTATGTACAGTTAACACTAAAATTCTACGAAACGCTTATGGAAACGAGGAATAGTCGGGGCCCCCTCGCTCAGCAAAGCTACAAATCTGTTGGTAAACATTTGACGCAATCGGCTGTGACCGAAAAGCCGGAAATTGCGCGCGCGACCTGTCAAAATAAATGgttggacgaaaaaaaaatgggaaaaatgatgattttgttttgttttcgtatTCCAAAGTTTGCTTTCACGAGTCGTCGGAGCTCCCGAAGAGTGGTGATCGATTCGATAGGCGCTAAcgatatgaaatatttatgaaaactTGCCAGATGTTTCGACACGAATGAGAGTCGGTGAGTCTGGAAGTCTCCGGTGATTTTGTACCCTCGTGTATTATGTAAATCGCTCCTCGCACTTATTGCGAAGATTCTCTTCCCGAAAATGAGCGTCTTGCGCTCGCTGTACGCATGCGCGTTCGTCACAAAGACTTTCGGATTAaatattgagatttttttatccCCCTGTGACAGCGATCGCTGATTGCAGCTCGAGTTACTTCGGTGCTTCGTAATGCACTGCGCGCGGCTTTATGCGAATGCAGTTGATTGGAAAGAAATTCGCACACTTTCCGCGAATACATTACACcgaaatgtgtgtgtgtgtgtatgcgcTTGTATTTATGAGCGAAGACAGGAAATGACTGACACAAAATTGCAGTTCGTTAACCCTCGATAGCAGGGAAAAGAAAGTTTGTGCATTCGTGCCATTTCGCCTGGAAGATTTAATGAGCATCCTCTTCGCCTCCGATTTCATTGGGAACGACGattctttattctcattttctccAATGATCTTCCCATAAATAACTACTGTTATATTTTTTGGCTTGCAGGTTCAGAGGCTAGCCGAGTACGAGAGATATCTTGGACAAGAAGCCCGGAATCTTCAGGTGGATAACCCCGAGAGCGGGAACGTTTGTAGCGCTGCTGTGCTACAGCGTGGGCAGCTCGAGGGTGATCTTCACCGTATTCAGGAACTGTTCCCCGGTGACAATCTCCGTCTTCACGAGCGCGATGTTCTCACAACGGTAAATAATTTCGATGTTGAGAAACTTTTTCGTCGATACTTTCGTAAACTTTCGTTATTTCGatccacgatttttctcagtttcaaatcgatcgaaaaattcgacgaATGGAAATGAGAGTGATCGAAACTGAAGGaaaagtttatgaaacatGATATCGACAGGACGAATTGAGGGAAAGAATTCAAAGTTGTTCGCGATGGATCGTCGATCGTGAatgtttcaataaaatatgttTCCGAGTCGCAGACTATTCGAAGATTTGTCAAAACGCTTGCAATCGTTCTGGCATAAATGAGAATTCGTTTTATTAATATCGATTGTGCGGTGCCACAATCGTGCGTGTTCCAGAAGATGAAGAATCTCATACGAAAAAGGAGCGGTGGCAACACAGGAAGGCTGACGAGGGTGCTGTCGCAAAAATCTTTAAATGTCACATCATCCTCACCGGCGCCGAAATCACCGCCGCGAACATTTCTCCTCGAGACACCGGTTCAATTTACGACGGTGAGTAGTCGTAAATTCTCGAATCCTGATGCCACAAGTCAAAAAACGAATGATAATTATCCAAATTTTCGTCCTTTAAATCCGAGGCGTTTCTCCACTTTTCTGAAATTTATTTGACTCTGAAGAATATTCGCGATAGTAATTATCGCCGGGAACGTCCGACGtgaatttttgttcgtttattGCCGAAAATATTCTCGATTCAGCTTCTGTGTGCTGAGCCAGaaaactttgatttttatgcacattttttattcctgaaAACAAGAATTTCTTTTTGGCAGTGAAAGAATAAATTTCACCGCTGGAAATTCGTTCGAGCCCCCATCGATTTGGCTCTCTCcgtaaagttcgatttttcgttttcacagGGAATGCAATCGCAAGAAAGACATTTGTTTCTCTTCTCCGATCTGCTGCTCATCGCGAAAGCtcgaatcggtggtaatttcaAGCTTAAGCAATCAGTGAAAATGAGCGAGCTCTGGTTGACCGCCGGACACATCGAGGATGTTGCGGAAACGAATAAATCCCAAGAAACGAGCTTCGTTCTAGGTTGGCCAACGACCAATGTTGTCGCAACGTTCATGTAAGTCGTTCAATTAAAAATCAGCTTTTTGCCCCCTCAGAAATATTGTTCAACTTATTCATCAATGAGAATGAAAAGCCAGCCTTCGATCTTTCACCCCAAGCACTTTCCCAACGGCCCAATCATATCGCAAGTCactggaaaacatttttccactCGATCTTCAATGATTCACGCCTTCGAAGCGTCAAATCTCTCATAAAAGTACCaatatttcttaaaaaaaaaaaaaaaaaaaaaaaaaaaacaccatttCAGCACAcgcatttattcatttatttccatACGAGGGTATAAAACAACGCATAATATTCTCGAGTTCGATACACCCGCGTATGATTAATTTACGTCGTACTCAAAGTTATTAATCGATCGTTAGTTTGGAGAGAGACAAGAAAACTTGGTATGCACCAAAGTGGGCAAGGAGATGgaggaagggggggggggtagaAAAGTGAGAGAGACTAGTGACGagtagaattaataataataatgaataaaaaaaaaaacaacgtacgagaaaaaaatgcctATACGCCGATTCTGAGAACGCATCTTTTGCTTGTTCAACAGGACTGCAGCGGCTCGAGATCTCTGGTGGGGACGTCTGACCGAGCTCGTACGAGAAGAGAGTATGAAGGAGCCGCCGGACACGAACATTCAAGTCGTGTATCACGACAGTGACACGAACACGGAATACGTAAGTAATCCCAAGCATAAAGTAATAAACAATGCCACAGGCTATTTCAGAAAGaagtgaaaattcgatttttttctttattgaaaaCCGAAAAACTCGCGTACTGATGGTCGATTTTTGATAAATGTTGAGAGTTTTTGTTcgctcgtattttttttttttgcttttgacGTAACTCATTTTTATCGGGGGCTGCTGAcagtcgatgaaaaaatatagaacTTTTGATAAGAAGCCCAAAAATCTGAAACTTTGAGATTTTTGAGGGataatttacgtttttttgacttttatCTAACCTTGGAAGAACCTTCTTTTGACACGGTCGATCCGACGTTCGGAGAtgaagttgaatgaaaaaaaaaacgcctcGAAATTAATAAGTGCCCGGGAGCTTTGGGCTGCCAAGAATAcacaagaaaattgaaaagttaacTGAGCCTCCTTGGACTCGACGATTGAACCTGGAACAGCCCGTAAATTAAAAGACACACGGTCACGCCTTCTTTGCTGCGGTCCAGTCTTCGCGCATACGCGATTCTCGAGTCTGGTTGCATCGTAGCTTTACTATTCGTTTCCCGATTCTCTCTATtcgatcttttctctttcgcgTTCTCTGCCTCGAAAGAATATTCCATTGGAAGTAGTGAAAAGTTGCGGCATTTGGATTGGAAACCGAAAAATCCCCTTTCGGTGTCTCAGAAAATAATTGTCATCCGATTTTTCAGGAGATAAATCAGCATTAAGGAATGCCGTTTTCACagtttaattcatttttaatcttCGCTTCGAATACCGCTtcgataatgatttttttattattttccatgaTTGAATcaatttgaaagattttttatgtGATTTCCCATAAATAATGCTGAGTTTTTATCTCTTAAATTTTAAAACCTCGAAAATGGTGCCTCGCAAAGTGTCGAAAcacgtaaatttttattggCCTGTCAcgaatttgtatttttctatttctcccTGCGATGTGTAAGACAAaataagggaaaaaatcgatgttCCTCCCCAAAAAATGTATCAAAAGTATCTCCATGAAACGTATTAATTTTATTGGACACTGAAGATTTGAAGGCTCGTAAAAAAAGTCTACTTGCCGCTCGATAAATTTTCCTTGTATCCGAACATAAATAACGATTATCGAGCGTTATTCACGTCGTCGCGATCGTGGCCAGTTTAACGTGAGAATTCGAAGATTCGATTCACCGTGACATCGAGACTGCTGCATCGCCGGGCTTTTCGAGCCTTATCTCCTGAGCTCAGGAATTTTCTAGCCGATAAAACGAGTCGGGTCAAGTGTaataaaaagggaaaaacacttaCGGGAAAAACGAGCGACGATCTTTCTCTTCAAACTGTTtgaaaggatgaaaaatcCTTAAGCTTTTTTAACGTTGACAAAAGTAGCCGATAAAAGTACAGTTTTCGATacgacttttgtttcattaattcTATTAGGAATGCCATGaatcttgaatttttattattctatcCCTTAAGCCTGCGCAACGGTTTCGTTGTTTCGAGCCCGAAAGGACCAGATTCCGGCGTCCTTATatattttcatcctttttttattcgttccaaAAGCCAGAGTGCTCTCAAACAATTGAAACGATTCCTCCAATCATCGtaattgataataaaaaacggtTAAAATGACAACTGACTCGTGTGTCGACTCTATTAATAGACGCGCTTATTTTTTGCAGTGCAAGACAATAGAGGTCAGCTCGGAAATGACAGCGTCGACTTGCGTGAGTCTAGCAACGAGACTGCTCGGTCTTCAGGGACCTTTTCAACTTTGGGCTAGAACGTCGTCGGACGAGGCGCCGTATCCATTGATCGGTCACGAGAGGCCATTCGCCATTAAATTGTCGAATCTTCGGCACACATTGTCGGCCGAGGAGGGTTTCGATCTGGAGCATTGTAACAAGAGTGGCCATGACACGTGTCACTTCATTTTACGCCCGGTTACGAAGtcgccgataaaaaagaacAAGTCGAAAATAAGCGGTCTTCTGAGAAGATCGTTGTCCCTCAATCCGAGTATATTCGGCGTCAATCTTTCAAGACTCGACGACAATGGCTTACCAAAACCGGTTCTCGTAATGCTCCAACAATTATTCGCAAAAGGACCATTCACACAGGGCATTTTTCGCAAATCTGCCAACGTCAGAATAGTCCGCGAATTAAGGGACCAGATCGAGTCGACCGGTGATCCAACCTGCCTCGAAGAAGCCCCGATCATCGCGGTCGCTGCTTTGCTCAAAgatttcttgagatcgttgcCCGATCCGTTGCTCACTTCACATTTATTCCCACTGTGGATGGCGAGCCTCGAAACAGCCAAACCTGTACAAACGATCAAGAGGTGAGCAAAAACAAACGTGTTTTTATAGTCGCAGAATTTTCATTGAGGAACTCGACGCTCTACAATTCCTATTTTCTCTTCCTTGCCTCCGGAATAACAATTGCCTTTTTTGGCATTTTAGTCCAACCGGTCCATAAGTGACctacatttttcataatttcttgGAAAAAAGAAGCAGGACAAGGCGAAAAACTTGAACCGTGACACAAATAGTTGTTTCGCTCAATtcactgttatttttttttaatttttgaaggaaattttttaatattttattaactccGTTTTTTATCTTCGTTGCAGTATTCTTGATCGACTTCCCAAAGCGAATTACACACTGTTGTCGCACCTCGTTTGCGTCTTGCATCACGTTGCGAGAAGGTCCAAGCACAATTTAATGTGCGCGAGTAATCTCGGTGTTTGCTGCGGTCCGAGTTTACTTTGGTCACAAAATCCCTCGGTTAATCAAAGTCGAGCGATTCCAGCACTCACGGAAATGCTTATACGACATTGCGAGGTACTCTTTGGCGAAGGCGTCACGCAGCTTCTTGGCGAAGAACGCAGTGACAGCGGCGCCGAGGAAAGCAC
The window above is part of the Venturia canescens isolate UGA chromosome 5, ASM1945775v1, whole genome shotgun sequence genome. Proteins encoded here:
- the LOC122410472 gene encoding rho GTPase-activating protein 20-like isoform X1 — translated: MITMFGTLVQRLTSPVTSPTSTRRRFKSPSRWEVQSDPEDDAITAPVRKSRAKHLLDKRKSKSRARGLNVGEPRPCNGAPNAAGWHDSAFPPLRGTKSLGRLDGMKEVQRLAEYERYLGQEARNLQVDNPESGNVCSAAVLQRGQLEGDLHRIQELFPGDNLRLHERDVLTTKMKNLIRKRSGGNTGRLTRVLSQKSLNVTSSSPAPKSPPRTFLLETPVQFTTGMQSQERHLFLFSDLLLIAKARIGGNFKLKQSVKMSELWLTAGHIEDVAETNKSQETSFVLGWPTTNVVATFMTAAARDLWWGRLTELVREESMKEPPDTNIQVVYHDSDTNTEYCKTIEVSSEMTASTCVSLATRLLGLQGPFQLWARTSSDEAPYPLIGHERPFAIKLSNLRHTLSAEEGFDLEHCNKSGHDTCHFILRPVTKSPIKKNKSKISGLLRRSLSLNPSIFGVNLSRLDDNGLPKPVLVMLQQLFAKGPFTQGIFRKSANVRIVRELRDQIESTGDPTCLEEAPIIAVAALLKDFLRSLPDPLLTSHLFPLWMASLETAKPVQTIKSILDRLPKANYTLLSHLVCVLHHVARRSKHNLMCASNLGVCCGPSLLWSQNPSVNQSRAIPALTEMLIRHCEVLFGEGVTQLLGEERSDSGAEESTDSLHSGGLSVDSLDLEPPRKDHMSLSRDSGLTLSDCQLFIPESPVGSEDSAVNASSSSYEKSHSTKEEKTNGKSYIRVYGGWEERMNGYSPGLHHQSLVESGLREDKNPFQRQDWLRAQLKRTPRTKLEESEQRKDRFDEKEIYAREYLRQEAMKENCKDVSYRSQFDVSRDLRVDYERSSQSQQKQQQQQQQQQQQQQQQQQQQQQDSCTDRVSVNDSEQESNGDSSRSSERYEFAKERFADYKKVKSEQYPNRDSPISQNGSYHSGNDMYEFKKVKSELYVSSSQETTRKTERYEHERLENGIYGNRDTANEIYGSREHTDIYSFKQSESIDVYSENIDDNERTWPETPPPLPPRLRHLPPVHMSLEERHKVAGRSRSLPPPPPYRPPPQPRAPITTRHLGYPRSLVDDESYV